cgacagatggcgctgttgggcacacccgcaacctgtgtagcgatcgctggcgagtttttccgtagagttgtctgtcgagcaacagagttgcagctatataatcaccgggtaagtatattcaaaaatttattttataatcaaaataacatattttattattttccattagttattgcattatgttctaataactacttcatttacaggtattaatagttaggttaggtatattaaATGATTCAAATGAATTTggctgtatttcattgtggttatagcttTATTATGAAATTTGTGGGGTGCTTTTGTAGAGCTTGGAACAAATTAGgaaatttatttgtaaaactaccatcattatatgaaaaaaatcattgatatgaaagccactccagaactgaTTAAGGTCTTATCTAGAGGTATTACTATAAAGTACATGTAAGTCAAAAGCCTCAAACTTTTCTCCAAGTGATGTGGTCACGATGTAGTTTGAGAGCATATTAGTAAGTGATACAGAATTGAACTAAATGTGCTGAGGTGAACAAATGCAAATAGGGTGCTGGTGATCCTTATTTGTAATGCTTAGTATACATTGCAGACTATTTTGCCTTGAATCAATTCATGATCATGATACATATCTGCTGCCAGATATGCTTTCTTCAGCTGATATGCCTCTCATGGAATTTTGAATGACCCATTGTAATCACttcattattaaaaagaataaataaaagatatttccaTTCACTTGAGCTTAATGGGAACTTCTATCGTCTCAGAAAATAATTGTCATAACTTCGTGAATTTAGAAAGTATTCTGGAATTGTCATATATTGGATAGTAATGTAGGAAACCGGAGTTTCACACACATGTTATGATTGTGAAAAACTAAAGTGGTCTTGGAGTACCATTCAGAAATTTATTATAAGCCTAAGAACTCAAGGAATCCGTGACTATATTTCTGAATGAGTCGGCTGTAGAGAGATTGAGATTAATGGAATTTGAGTAGGATCATTCAATACCAAGGTGCAGCAGAGGACAACCCTGTAGTTACACTTTGGAATAAAAGTTAGGAGTTAGACAATAAGATGGAAGTACTGTAAGTATTTGAGAAAGTATTTAGGAATTAGGTAGGGGCCATAGGGGCACTGGTAAAACCAATAAGTAATGCCTAAAGTTAACTGCCTAAGGGCCCTGAAATCATTGCTATCCTAAATGGTGGCAGTAAAGATGTTTcgtaaagaaatacaaaatattacTCTCACAAAGTACAATTGTCCAGGATGATTACATGGAAAAATAGTTTACATTGtgtaaatttgaattatttttcaaataacttGATCTTCAAATCTAAACATCCTCCTCTTACTATGTAGTCCATTATGTTATTATGTATTGATATCTTGTTGCtagtgtatagattatatatatatatatttatcatattttatttttgttacatttgaataaatgcatgtttatatacatatacggtacttAGAACATACAGTATGACTTAATATTGATGGTATATGTAGttctattattcattattactaacACTTTAGTCATGTTGCTGTAGTTCTTCAATTTCCTGCAGGATAACTCGGAAGTCTACTTACCTCCTTTAGCATCACTCACAAAAACTTATTCTCCTAACACCGTTGAGGATCGAGATGATGGTTGGCAAGATGGTCATCTGTTGAAAGATCAAACTTCTTTGACTCTTCTAACTGTTGCAACAGCTGATGCatctgtgtacatatatgcatttggACTCTTTCACTGTGCCACAGTTCATTTGCAAGACTCCATCCCAGGAGCTGGTCGCGTGATTGATGCCACACCCTCTCATGATCTGCATATAATCAGTTGTGTGGCAGAATGTGATAGTGAAGGGGAAAAATCAATTATTCATGTAACTGTTGAAACAATGATTCTTGCATGTCGACACAAAGAACTTCAGGCACTCGCTTATAGATATGGAAAAATCTATGGTCTCATGATGTATGCTTCACAGACAATTACTCTTCTGACGGAGGCATGGGAAAATATATTACTAGAACTTGatggaaaattatcaaaatatgcaaGTACAGTTCCAGCCAGTGGTGTATCTGCTGATTTCCTTGATTTATTAGTGTTTGGTCTCTCTTCTCCTGAGTTTGATTTGTTTCTTTCTAATCAGTTAACTGAGAAAGGCTTAAAAAAACTGGGTCACTCAATAGAATTAAGCTATTCAAATATCCAAAAGTTAGTTCTACGAAATGTTCAATCTGTCGGACAAGCACTAGTTTTCCAATTAAGCGCACTTGTAGGATTATCTCGTGACTATGACCATTTTGGTATGCTTGGTGTTCAAGAGGATGTAGTTATTAATGCAATCAGAGAAACAGGATCGTTTGTATTAAAAGCTGTTGAACTGCAGCAGGTCATTGACGGTTCAATGAATACTTTCAAGTCCTTCCTCCGTTGGCTCTACGTAGTTGTTCAGAGAATCCGTGGAGATGCAGTACCAGATGAAATAAGTCGTATGACTCAGCAGGATTTAACGTACATAACAGATTTCCTTCATGATACTCTTGAAGACACAACCGTAGGTCCAGATGGTGAAAAAGAAACAAAGTTTAGATTGGAACGTGTAGGTCAGTACCTTAAAGATGAACCTCTGACTTGTCCTCCTGATTCAgggcgcaacccttgggttcagttTTTAGAGGAACATCCACAGTTGGctagccattctgtcatttttcctcATAATAAAGAGCGCTCTCTTTTACAAGAACACAATAGTCTTGTTAAGGTACTGGAAGACATGGCTGGACAACCAGCACAAGTTATAAGTGGAGCAGTTAATATTGTGTCCTGGGTACCTTTCATGAATGTTACTGCAAATGGCATTGTAAATGTAAGTCAGATAAGCTGTTCACGTACAAATGCTATGTATACTGTATTGTTACCGGGTCCACAACAGTCCCTAATgtatttggctaggtggtcaactGTTGCTGAACGTCTTGCACAGTCAATCCACATTCCTGGTCCTGCTCATCATGTAGAAGCTGTTCCATTTGTATTTTCACGTTTAGAAGGAGTGAGAGGATGCTCTGCTGACCAGCCTGGTACTACATTACCTTTACTTAAGGTAATTGGGGCTCAATTTTATACAGAAGAAACATTGTCAGTATTAGCTCAAGATCCTGGGGATCCAAAGGCATCTTTATTTATCCAGTTATGGATAGTAGCTGCTTGTGGTGAACTACAGCCTTTAGCATTATATGGTGGAAAAAGTTTGGCTGATGCGGGCATTACACCACGGGATGCCAGTACATTGGTTGATGCAAGTGGCTATAGACGTCTTGAAGCTGGTACTTTATCTACACTGGCAGTGTCTGGGTCCCGTAAAGTTGCCCTTTTACTATCAGAAAATAGAAGAAGAGTGAGACTTTTTGAAATGGAagtagaagaagatgatgaagatgaagatgaggaAGACACTGCCCAACATGAGTCCATCATGAATGCTTCTGGGGCTTCAGATGATCCTGTTGATAATGTTTGATATTAAAGAATTACTTTAGTCATTATTAAGTTGTATCATCACATGAAATGTGATTATACAAGAAACAGACATGCTATTTTGACTTAATGTATAATGCCAAAAACTCCAATTGAAGTCAAGTGCTGAAttccaaataaatttttaaaatgtcTAGACTGTAATTTGTCACAGTTCATCACCAAATGAATATCTCTTCCTGTATTAACTAGCTCATCTAACAGAACAGATGGTTTCAGAACATTTATTACATTACATAATTTTGCATTCTTCCTTATTCATAAATATGGTTTTGTGTTAAAGTAGTAAACTACAAGGTCATACTTTCACCACTTTATCACAGCTTCTTCTCATAGTCCCATTAATTCcagatgtatttatatttttagctTAATTTATTGTTAGATCTCTAATTTTTCAGTACTTTTGGTTGATGCTCAAGCCATGTTGATTAGTGTTAGATATAGTTTATTGATTTGTATTTTGTTAGGTATAAGGTTACCATATTTGCAATAATTTGCATTACACAAGAATTTTTATTTAAGTTTAAATTTGCTTGAGTGAGACATTGGTTTTAGTTGGGCATGATTTTGCAATTACAGTAAGTTTGTGTCCATGGgagataaatatacatttttagCAGTGTTGTGTTGTGCCTGAGTTGTTCATTATCATTGCTTTATAACTTCCCTTAACTATTATCAAGAAATAATTTCAGTGATGATAATGGTTGATGCTTTGTCCATGGCTGTCAGTTAGGCCTTGCATGGCCAGAATGAGTGAGAGCAGTCTCTCCCCGAAGAGTAATGAGAAGTTAGCTCTCACCAGAAGGCACTTTCCCATTTATCATCTTGTAGGTGGAAGAAATAAACATGTCAAGATGGACTATCTCTTTACATATGATGCATTTCAAAAGAAAGGTAGATACCAGGGAATTAAATCAAGAATGTGGCCTCATTAGTAGAAGTGTAGTGCTGAATTAGCAAAATCAGTGATTTCAGATGAATCTAAGAACAACAATCTCAACTCAAGAAAAATCAGTGAGTGGCCTTTGTTGAAGATACTGACAAGCAAGATATCTTTTTATTAGCTTACTCAGATTTCACAAGAGATATGTAGAGATAAGTATGCAAATTCAAAAGGCAAATGCAGCTGGGAAGCAGTGGCCTCCTAGGCTCCAAAGCTATTTTCAGTAACTTTCGATGGGAAAAACCTCTTGGTATTTGGGAATATAATTGATAGGCTCATAAATTTCAGGATTTCTCCAGTATTAGATGGAATCCATCCCCAGAAAACACCCTtgaagataaaacatcatgagttcCTTTCATCTGATTGGCCTTTGTCAATTTTACACGTAGCAATGTTGAGCTGGATGCGAAAGTCATGAACTGTGGGTATGGGTACTCCAACAGAGGACAGCAATTACTGTATAAGCTTTACCCTGGCTTTAGAGGTGGGATGCCACATTAACTTGGTAGTTACTATTAACCTAACTTGATGTGTAGAATTGGTTGGCCCAAAATCAGTTGAAACTCCTGTACTAGAAATTCATTGGAAACGACCCTACATAGGAAAGCTATATGACCCTCCTAAAGCAGGTTGAGACCATGGCAATGATTTTAAGACTACACAATTTGAGATAGTAGTAGTAACATAATGGTATAAAAGAGATAATTTTCCTTCTACGAGTGGCCACAAACCAGGTTTTCCAGTTGCTTGGCTAAACTGATGCTGCCAGGGGGTTGGGTAGCACAAaacgtcctaaaaaaaaaaagagcttaagTGATGACTCCATTTGTCTCCCTCTATTGCTAAATTAGATAGTATTAGAAGTGAAACATAAACAGTTGACCATGAGGATATGGAAACCTTTGATTCAGACTCATAAGTATTTGCAGTCATCAGGAAAGACAGGACTGTGTTTAATGCAAAAGCTTATCATCCCTATTCTGATTGTTCTCCTTACCTTCCGGAAAGGAAATTTCGTAGTTTTGGCTCAAGAGATCAATAATATAAAGTAAGGTAGTCAGAATGAAGGTCATTTTCTATGGAACTAATGCAAAATGATGTTCCAGGTACAATGAAAAGCTGAAAATCAGTGATCAAATTGAGCCCTTTTTCATCAGGCAAACCCTTAAGCTGGGCAGCTTGCCAACAATGACATATGTATCCAAAAATGAAGGGAAGATAGGTCAAAGACAAGTTTTAAGATAATTCTTAGTGTACATTTATTCTGCAAAATGGAAAAAGATCATCAGTTTCATAGAATTTGTATGGATAAAAAGACATATCGGGGGAAAATGTTCCTAGCAGTAGGAAACAAGTACTGTTATAGGAGCGGTCATTGCATTCTCTAGTGTGCAAACTGTCATGGAGTAAATCTCTACATTGCAGAAATTAACCACAGCCATGAGCTCTGAGCATAATATTTTCCATTGTAATACCTGTTAGTGTTTTAAGATAATGtatagtacagtggtaatgcgATATCCTTGCACTTGCTTGGACGACAGATCTAGTCCCGCCTCGGACTGTATAACCTATTTACTGGGGATGTtattgctgtggttggacaccTCAGTGGAGCTTGGGCTTGTGCGGCTGACATTATAATGAGAAAATCTTTAggtgaaattggaactgaaacttaACATTTAACCTTTAACAGTACACTTACATACATAGACAATTTACTAACTTATTCTTTACCCTTACCTTCCCTGGTTTAGCCCAGCACAATCAGGATGTTATTGTCCACATTATTAGGGTTGATATAAATTGAAATAACCAATTTTTGTAGGTCTTATAATTAATTTCTTGGTATAACCCACCTTCGGGCCCAATCTTGTGTGGCAATCCCAATAACTTAGTCATCGACAATTTGCACAAGGAGGTATGCAGCAAACTGAATGCAGAGTACTTTTCTATACATTTGCAGGAAGATTCATGATTATGAGGCAACCACAGATGCACTGGGGAAGATATATTTTCTCTCTGTCACTACAGTATTCCTCTGATTTAAGACTTGCATTTATTTGTATGGGCCAGTTAAGATAGCCAGCTTTCAGAATATTTAATAAAGGGATATAGATGAGCATATCAAGAGGTATGAAAATGAGAGGCTTTAATCTCACGGAGACATAGGTTTGAGGGTCCTTTTCATGAGTTTTTAGTTAAAATTATCCCAACAACCAATCAGTCCTGAGAATTGGGACTACTTTAATTTCTAGAAGCTGTTTAGCTAAGCATTCTTCATCTTACGGGATGGAAATATTAATTTTGGGTAATTACATCTGGCAGGTCAGTCAGTGAGTTGCCCTGTCCGTTAGGATAATGACCAGTACTTGAGAATAACCATTGGTGAAACTTTTTTCATCTTCAGAATTCCTACTAAAGATTAGAATTCCAATTAAACCACTTAATATTACAACTCCGTTTGCAGCTCAGGTTGTTGTTTTGTTACATAGGTACTATACAAAAGatctatactgtatatctatctaccatggcacttcccccaattttggaaggTAGCTAACATCCAAATTGAAACAAAGGGGATTTTTTCTTCCTCGTTCTTCCTTACCTGTCGAGGGATTTAGgtaagtttggttggtactgcaagggtgtcacagcccaccctttcccggttttccaccacaaatgaagctccaTATGCTGACTCTCCTACTGCCACTATCTCGgcccgaggtagcagcagggcctatcggaactgtgtcacaGTTGCTTGCCATTCATTTTTATTCCTAGCTTGCTCATttggctctctcacatctatcctcctgtcacttagggctttcttcactccatccattcacccaaaccttggccttccttttgcacttctcccatcaactcttgtatttatcaccttctttagaagacaagCATTtcccatcctctctacatggccaaaccacctaacacatttatatccactctagctactgaTTCCTTTCTCACACCCATTCTCActttactacttcgttcctaaccctatccaatcaaGATGgatcagccatactcctcagacactttgtctcgaacactttcaatttctgtctccgttactttcattccccacaactccaatccatacgtcatagttgttacaatcactttctcatacagaactttctttacttGGGGAATTCTGATTCATACATCACACTTGTTACAATCATTTTCTCACACACAATTCACTTTACCTCACTAACtcactattctttaccactcccttcaccgcCCCAACTCTATATttttcattcactcactgacgtacatctgcttccactccaccatttgtagcAACAATAGAAcccaagtacataaactgatctacttcctcaagtaactccattcaacatgacattcaatctagcaccatcctcccttcttgtgcatctcataaccgtACTCTTTCCGACATTAACTCGCAACATCTTTCTGTCTCAAACCCTTTCAAATTCAGTCACCAATTGACATACCTTCTCCTCCGAGTTTacaaccattacagtatcatcccccaaacaacaactgatttaactccTACTCATGATCACTCTTTTACAGTATTAGTTTCAATCCTTAActaagtactcgagcattcacctcttacaGTTCCAtcaataaactaattgaacaaccatggtgacatcgcACATCTATCTCAGCCTCATTCTCATTGGAAACCCCTCTCTCACTACAttccctattctaacacatgctttactgcccaTGTATAAACTCCTctctgcttacaacaaccttctaccaattccatattacctcatcacattccacatcacttccctatcgaGTCTTTATAATAAGTTTTCTCCAGTTCCATGAATGcaaaatatacctccttacctttgctAGATATTCCTCGCAtgtctgcctaactataaaatttgatccatacatcccctacctcttctaaagctaccctgcacttctaagattgcatcctttgttttatccttaatcctaataattaaaactaccatacacttttccaacaacactcttgcacatctcccttacctttatataacGGAACAATACTCTCACATATTCAGTACACGGACACCATTaataacataaaacatattaaacaatctcaccaaccattccactCAGTCATTTCCCCTTCCTTTAACATTTCAGCCCTCATACCATCCATACCGGGTGCTTTTCCTTGCGTTTCATCTTGTGCTTTCTTCACCTCTTCTTTTGTAatatctctcattctcacctccaatcactggcacctcaacaccagcaagagcaattatatctgcctccctatcatcctcaatattcagcaacctttcaaaatattcagcccacttTTTTCTCACCTCATCTCCTTTCATCAACTTTCCATTATCATCATTCACTGTCTTTTCACTCCTTGATCCACCCaactttactctcttcactttccaaaacttcttattttcttctgaTGAACtactcaatccctgaccccacctccagtcagccgccctcttcATCTCAGCTACCTtccgttttacttccacatttttctttctatctttttcatacttctttatattattactctgcagccattcttcaaataccctttttttctcttccacttttcatcttcactccttcattccaccactcactACCCTTCTGTATGCTGCCTAagcctaacaaaattttcttttactaacttccactcctctagatCACCAGTGTCTCTCACATTTaccctgtcatatgccacttctATTCTtacttgatattcactttttatcaCTGCTTTTTTTAACTCTTCCAGgatggaaccattagaagaagatttccctatctcccccagggaatcttctaaaaacttttacacaaactacgctccttccggggcgcagtggctttagtaccacctcactggccaagaacagttggtttcctctcctcctcgagttgaaactcagtcccatccggatcccgttcctcaaactgacccgagtatccaaactcactgtgtcagattactcaaggatagccaaaactctaactttgtggactacaggaagttggcaactcgtagagatgcgaacattgaaccggaaacgatctcttcatcgaatgggacaaaagggactcgacaattcgccaatatgattcggccgttaacaactagtaggtcccctaatagtgcagaccatactcgtatgtccccgcatttagccatctctttcttgaggctcCTATTtgtcaaaggcctaacagttagcactttaaccaccatcaagtcagctttgaagaagatcttccttgttgggttcaacattaacctagctgattcctatttctcatcaacaccaaaaacatgtgctaggcttcgaccttcggttcggccacaaaaggactcttggtctctgaatggtgttctcaaacttgcgatggacacgttttacaaacgcccttgttagatatacgacaccaacaaggtgctcgcgcgagggttgtaacctctgcattccatgcttttaattttctctggtatatttggaagatttatatcagaaaaagtacaaagaaggactttttcgccgggcgtcacaggtctctccccagaaatagatttttccttcgtcaaaatcccttttttctcttccacttttcatcttcactccttcattccaccactcactACCCTTCTGTATGCTGCCTAagcctaacaaaattttcttttactaacttccactcctctagatCACCAGTGTCTCTCACATTTaccctgtcatatgccacttctATTCTtacttgatattcactttttatcaCTGCTTTTTTTAACTCTTCCACCTTCTTTACCTCCCTCTTACATCCCCCATTGTATTTCCTCACTCTATTGCTCAaccaattttcatttttctttaacaaaaagaaaagaaagaatcgGATATACTGtactgttagccatacccttaaacacgtgcacgtctttcaatcttccaaatattcttttagttatcaacacataatccaacaATGCTCTTTCTCCCACTCTTCCATTAGCACTCTTACCCATTCATACTTATTCACATCTCTCTTCTTGAAAAAACTACTAACCatcagctcttgttcaacacacatctatcagtctctcaccactaATTTTCACGTGGTActccatatttcccaatgacaccttctacatctccagcacccactctggcatttaagtcacccaactcatctacatatttttttctactcagtcttacacacctagttaattcattccagaatccattcagctcttcttcacttttctcacaactcggcccatatgcactaacaaaagcccaaaatTACCTATCCAACCTAACCCTTTCCCACATAAACCTAAATGacaccttccattccactactctaCCTATCAGCTATTCACTCagaaataaagccacaccctcgcTCACTCTTCCCCcatcaatcccagacacactacctgtcacttcactaaacatcacttcacccttcccttttatctttgtctcacataagGCCAATACATTCATCCTCATATTCGAAACCATACTTCCAATCTCAAATTTTTTACTGTTACTGTCATTCTACATCCACACACTTTTACACCTATGAAGAGATTACAAATGTCTAGCTAAATCTGCATACTTACATTGCTTTTTAGGTGCAAAGTAACTATCAACTGTTCCACAGTACTTACAGTGGTATCAGCCATAACTAAGATA
Above is a window of Palaemon carinicauda isolate YSFRI2023 chromosome 6, ASM3689809v2, whole genome shotgun sequence DNA encoding:
- the APC4 gene encoding anaphase-promoting complex subunit 4 is translated as MAATCVMKQVEERHVANEITKCIWSPKMDLVAIANVQGQVAMHRLSWQRVWLISSKGENIKVTGLAWRPDSKILAVGYSSGEVVLVDIEDSNPVHNLNVNAEVTSLTWAQHISKDEAKDETLCEDNSEVYLPPLASLTKTYSPNTVEDRDDGWQDGHLLKDQTSLTLLTVATADASVYIYAFGLFHCATVHLQDSIPGAGRVIDATPSHDLHIISCVAECDSEGEKSIIHVTVETMILACRHKELQALAYRYGKIYGLMMYASQTITLLTEAWENILLELDGKLSKYASTVPASGVSADFLDLLVFGLSSPEFDLFLSNQLTEKGLKKLGHSIELSYSNIQKLVLRNVQSVGQALVFQLSALVGLSRDYDHFGMLGVQEDVVINAIRETGSFVLKAVELQQVIDGSMNTFKSFLRWLYVVVQRIRGDAVPDEISRMTQQDLTYITDFLHDTLEDTTVGPDGEKETKFRLERVGQYLKDEPLTCPPDSGRNPWVQFLEEHPQLASHSVIFPHNKERSLLQEHNSLVKVLEDMAGQPAQVISGAVNIVSWVPFMNVTANGIVNVSQISCSRTNAMYTVLLPGPQQSLMYLARWSTVAERLAQSIHIPGPAHHVEAVPFVFSRLEGVRGCSADQPGTTLPLLKVIGAQFYTEETLSVLAQDPGDPKASLFIQLWIVAACGELQPLALYGGKSLADAGITPRDASTLVDASGYRRLEAGTLSTLAVSGSRKVALLLSENRRRVRLFEMEVEEDDEDEDEEDTAQHESIMNASGASDDPVDNV